The Plantactinospora sp. KBS50 sequence CGAGGCCACCGGCACCGGCACGTCGTCGAGGTCCACCACGATCGCGCCGTACGCGACGTACAGGAACTCCTCGCTGTACGGGTGGTAGTGCTCGGCGATCCGCTCCCCCGGGCGCAGGTTGGCCACCCCGAGGAAGCCGGAGGTGCTGCCGACCGTCCTGGGTCCGAGCAGGACCCGCAGTTCGGCGCCGCGCCGCCGGTCGGCCGGTACGTCGCGGGCGGCCACCACCCCGGACCGGTCACTCATCGCGGCCTCCCCCGCTGCTGCGCGCCGGGTGCTGCCGCGCGACGCCCTCGATCCGCTGCCGGATGATCTCCATCTGCAACCGGCTGTTGGTGTTGATCCGCTCGGTCATCTGGGCGTCGGTGACCGGCGCGTCCGGGCGCATGGCGAAGTCCTGGACCCACGTCATCCGGGTGCCCTCGGGCACCTCGGCGTAGCTCCAGTGGATCCGCATGTACTCGAACGGTCCGGTCTCCACCCGGTGCGCCCGCACCTCCCGGCGGTCGCGGTCGGCGGTGCGCTCGCTCACCCAGCTCCACGCCACGCCCGCCTCGTCGGGAACCATGGTGAGCCGGAACAGCACGGTGTCGCCGGAGCGCCGCAGCACCTCCGCCGAGGCGTACTCGGTGAACAGGGTGGGCCAGCCGGGGACGTCGTTGGTCAGCTCCCAGACCAGCTCGAACGGCGCGGCGATGACCACGGAGTTGTCGGTGTGCCCGGCCGGGGAGCCGGACCGGTCGCTCTGCCGCGCGACCAGGTCGGCGATCTCGGCGATGCTGAGCAGGGCGGCCCGCTCGGGCAGCAGCACCCCGTACCGGTCGCTGACCACCGCCTGGAGTTCCAGCAGGGCCAGCGAATCCATCCCCAGGTCGGCCAGCGAGGCGGCCGGCGCCGCGGCGGCGGCGTCCGGATCCAGCCCGCAGTGCCGGACCAGGATCTCGGTGATCTCGGCGGGCCCGGCGGCCCGCCGCGAGGTGTGTTCGAGGGTCATGCGTTCCTCCCTAGGACGGTGGGTGCGCGCCGGACGGCGCCGGATGCGCGGCGCCCGGCGGCGCCGGGTCCGGTGCCGCCGGCCTCGGCACCACCGCGGTCGGCGGTGCCGGGTCCGGCGCGTCCGGGTCGGCGGGTCCGGCGGCGATCAGCCGGTCGACCAGCCCGGTCGAGTAACGCCCCTTGCGGAAGGCCGCGTCGTCGAGGATCCGCCGCAGGAACGGGATGGTGGTCCGGACACCGGGGCCGGCGACCGCGAACTCGTGCAGCGCCCGGTCCATCCGGTCGATGGCCAACTCCCGCTCGGGTGCCCAGGTCAGCACCTTGGCGAGCAGGGAGTCGTAGTGCGGGGTGACGACGTACCCGGGGAAGCCGTGCGTGTCGACCCGGGTGAACGGGCCGGCGGGCGCCTGGAACACGTCGAGCCGGCCGGCCGTGGGCAGGAACCCCCGGTCCGGGTCCTCCGCGTTCACCCGGCACTCGATGGCCACCCCTCGGGGCAGGACGTCCTGCTGGCGCAGCCGCAGCGGGCCGCCGGCCGCCAGGTGGAGCTGCTCGTGCACGATGTCCACCCCGGTGATCAACTCGGTCACCGGGTGTTCGACCTGGATCCGGCAGTTCGCCTCGATGAAGTGGAACCGCTCCGCCTCGTCGACCAGGAACTCGAAGGTGCCCGCGCCGGTGTAGCCGACCGCGCGGGCGCCGCGCAGGGCCGCGTCCGCGATCGCCGCCAGGGTGCCGGCGGACAGGCCGGGTGCCGGACCCTCCTCCACCAGCTTCTGGTGCCGGCGCTGGGCCGAGCAGTCCCGGGTGCCCAGGTGTACGGCGGCGCCGTACCCGTCGGCCAGCAGTTGCACCTCCACGTGCCGGGCCGGGTTGAGGTACCGCTCGACGTAGATCCGGTCGTCGCCGAACACGGCCTGCGCCGCGGCCCGGGTGCGCGCGTACGCCCCGGCCAGCTCGCCCGGCGCGCCGACCACGGCCATGCCCCGGCCACCGCCGCCGGCCGCGCACTTGAGGATCACCGGGTAGCCGATCTCGTCGGCGGCCCGGCGCGCCTGCGCGATTCCGGAGACCGTCTCGGCGCTGCCCGGCGGCACCGGCAGCCCGCAGGACCGCATCAGCGCCAGCGCCCGGGACTTGTCACCCAGCGCCCGGACCACCTCCGGGTCCGGGCCGATGAAGACCAGGTCGTTGTCGGCGCAGATCTCGGCGAAGTCGGCGTCCTCGGCCAGGAAGCCGTAGCCCGGGTGCACCGCCTGCGCGCCGGTCTGCCGGGCCGCCTCGATGA is a genomic window containing:
- a CDS encoding cupin domain-containing protein — protein: MSDRSGVVAARDVPADRRRGAELRVLLGPRTVGSTSGFLGVANLRPGERIAEHYHPYSEEFLYVAYGAIVVDLDDVPVPVASGEALYVPVGTRHRLRNVGTQAAEVIFHLGPLAPRPELGHVDTETATPAVPAETSP
- a CDS encoding SRPBCC family protein; protein product: MTLEHTSRRAAGPAEITEILVRHCGLDPDAAAAAPAASLADLGMDSLALLELQAVVSDRYGVLLPERAALLSIAEIADLVARQSDRSGSPAGHTDNSVVIAAPFELVWELTNDVPGWPTLFTEYASAEVLRRSGDTVLFRLTMVPDEAGVAWSWVSERTADRDRREVRAHRVETGPFEYMRIHWSYAEVPEGTRMTWVQDFAMRPDAPVTDAQMTERINTNSRLQMEIIRQRIEGVARQHPARSSGGGRDE
- a CDS encoding acetyl/propionyl/methylcrotonyl-CoA carboxylase subunit alpha is translated as MFEKVLIANRGEIAVRVIRACRELGIRSVAVHSAADDDSAAVRLADEAVRIGPPAGRHSYLNAAAIIEAARQTGAQAVHPGYGFLAEDADFAEICADNDLVFIGPDPEVVRALGDKSRALALMRSCGLPVPPGSAETVSGIAQARRAADEIGYPVILKCAAGGGGRGMAVVGAPGELAGAYARTRAAAQAVFGDDRIYVERYLNPARHVEVQLLADGYGAAVHLGTRDCSAQRRHQKLVEEGPAPGLSAGTLAAIADAALRGARAVGYTGAGTFEFLVDEAERFHFIEANCRIQVEHPVTELITGVDIVHEQLHLAAGGPLRLRQQDVLPRGVAIECRVNAEDPDRGFLPTAGRLDVFQAPAGPFTRVDTHGFPGYVVTPHYDSLLAKVLTWAPERELAIDRMDRALHEFAVAGPGVRTTIPFLRRILDDAAFRKGRYSTGLVDRLIAAGPADPDAPDPAPPTAVVPRPAAPDPAPPGAAHPAPSGAHPPS